The region GCAACGATCAGCGGATGCTGCTGCCCGCCGCGATGCTCGCGGGCGGCGCGGGCGTGATGGCCGCGGACTTGCTCGCGCGCACGGCGATCGCGCCCGCGCAGTTGCCGGTCGGCGTGATGACCGCGCTGATCGGCGTGCCGCTCTTCCTGTGGATGCTGTTGCGCGGGGCCGCGCGATGACGATGCACGACGCGCCGACCTCGCGCCCGACCCGCTACGGCACGCGGCATCTCGTGCTGAAGGCGGGCGCGCGCACGCTGCTCGACGATTTCACGCACACGTTCGAGCCGGGCGAGCTGTGGTGCGTGGCCGGCCCGAACGGCGCGGGCAAGACGACGCTCATCACGACGCTCGCGGGGCTCGCGAAGCCCGCCGCCGGGCACGTCGAAGCGGACGGCGCGCCGCTCGCCGCGTGGCGGCCCGAAGCGCTCGCGCGGCGGCGCGCGTGGATGGCGCAGACGCTGCACGACGCGTTCAGCGCGAGCGTGCTCGATACCGTGCTGCTCGCTCGCTTCCCGCATCTGCCGGGCTGGGGCTGGGAGCGCGCCGACGATCACGCGGCCGCGCGCGCGGCGCTCGCGCGGCTCGGGCTCGAAGCGTTCGCCGCGCGCGACGTGCTGTCGCTGTCGGGCGGCGAGCGGCAGCGCGTCGCGCTCGCGGCCGCGCTGTGCCAGGACGCGCCGCTGCTGTTGCTCGACGAGCCGCTCGCGCACCTCGACCTGCATCACCAGATCGACTGTCTCGCCGCGCTCGCCGATTGGCTGCGCGCGGGCGAGCGCACCGCGATCTTCTCGTGCCACGACCTGAATCTCGCGCGCCGCTTCGCGACGCACGCGCTGTTGCTCGACGGCGAGGGCGGCGCGCACGCGGGCCCGGTGCGCGACGTGCTCACGCCCGAGCGCGCGAGCCGCGCGTTCGGCTACCCGCTCGTGCTGATCGAGCGCGACGGCCACGAGGCGCTCGTGCCCGCGTGGCCCGATGCGCGCGAGCGCGCGCGCCTGCCCTGATCGACGCGCATCACGCAACCCCTTTCATCCACGAGACGAACCGATGACGACCTCAACCTTTTCCCTGCCGAGCGTCGATCCGCTCGACGACGCCGCACTGCGCGCGACGCTCGCACGCATCATCGATCACAAGACGAAGCCGCCCGGCAGCCTCGGCCGTCTCGAAGCGCTCGCGCTGCAGCTCGGCATGATCCAGCGCACGAGCGCGCCGAGCGTCGCGCGCCCGGCGATGATCGTGTTCGCCGGCGATCACGGGATCGCCGCCGAAGGCGTGAGCCCGTATCCGCAGGCGGTGACCGCGCAGATGGTCGCGAACTTCGTCGCGGGCGGCGCGGCGATCAACGCGTTCTCCCGCGTCGCGGGCCTCGCGCTCGAGATCGTCGATGCGGGCGTCGCGTCGCCGCTGCCGGCTTCGCCGCAGCTCGTCGACGCCGCGATCGCGCGCGGCACGCGCAACTTCGCGCAAGAGCGCGCGATGTCGCGGGACGAAGCGCTCGCCGCGCTCGCCGCGGGCGCCGCGCGCGTGCGGCATCACGCGGCGCTCGGCACCAACGTGATCGGCTTCGGCGAGATGGGGATCGCGAACACCTCGGCGGCCGCGTGCATGATGAGCCGCCTGCTCGACGTGCCGATCGACGCGTGCGTCGGCCGCGGCACGGGCCTCGACGACGCGGGCCTCGCGCACAAGCGCGCGGTGCTCGGGCGCGCGCTCGAGCGGCACGCGCACGCGCGCGAGCCGCTCGACGTGCTCGCCGCGTTCGGCGGCTTCGAGATCGCGATGATCGCGGGCGCGTTCATCGAAGCGGCGCACGCGCGCATGGCGATTCTCGTCGACGGCTTCATCGCGACGTCGGCGCTGCTCGTCGCCGACGCGCTCGCGCCCGCGGTGCGCGAATACTGCGTGTTCTCGCACGTATCGAACGAAGCGGGGCATCGGCGCATGCTCGAGCACCTCGGCGGCGAGCCGCTCCTCGCGCTCGACCTGCGTCTCGGCGAGGGCACGGGCGCCGCGCTCGCGCTGCCGCTCGTGCGCGCGGCGGCGGCGTTCGTCAACGAGATGGCGAGCTTCGAATCGGCGGGCGTGGCGAACCGCGATGCGTGACGCGCGATGAATCCGCTCGCCGAACTGCGCTACTTCGTCGTCGCGCTCGGGTACTTCACGCGCGTGCCGGTGCCGCGCGCGATCAGCGGCCAGGCCGTCGATCTCGCGCATGCGGCGCGCTACTTTCCGCTCGTCGGCGTGTGCGTCGGCGCGCTCGCCGCGGCCGTGCATCTCGCCGCGTCGCGCGTGTGGCCGCCGGGCGTCGCGGCGCTCGCGTCGATCGCGGCGACGCTCGTCGCCACGGGCGCGCTGCACGAAGACGGCCTCGCCGACAGTTGCGACGCGTTCGGCGGCGGCTACACGCGCGAGGACGTGCTGCGGATCATGCGCGATTCGCGCATCGGCACGTTCGGCGCGGCGGCGCTCGTCGTCGCGCTGGCGCTGAAGTGGCAGGCGCTCGCCGCGATGCCGCCCGCGCGCGCGGCGTGGACGATGATCGCCGCGCATGCGGCGAGCCGCACGCTTGCCGCGAGCCTGCTTCTCACGCTCGACTATGCGCGCGCCGAAGGCAAGGCGCAGCCGGTCGCGCACCGGATGCGCGCAGGCGCATTCGCGTTCGCGGCGGCGCTCGGCCTGCCGTGGCTGTTCTGGCCGGACTGGCGCGCGGGCGCGCTCGCGCTCGCGGCGATGCTCGTGCTGCGC is a window of Burkholderia mallei ATCC 23344 DNA encoding:
- a CDS encoding ABC transporter ATP-binding protein; this translates as MTMHDAPTSRPTRYGTRHLVLKAGARTLLDDFTHTFEPGELWCVAGPNGAGKTTLITTLAGLAKPAAGHVEADGAPLAAWRPEALARRRAWMAQTLHDAFSASVLDTVLLARFPHLPGWGWERADDHAAARAALARLGLEAFAARDVLSLSGGERQRVALAAALCQDAPLLLLDEPLAHLDLHHQIDCLAALADWLRAGERTAIFSCHDLNLARRFATHALLLDGEGGAHAGPVRDVLTPERASRAFGYPLVLIERDGHEALVPAWPDARERARLP
- the cobT gene encoding nicotinate-nucleotide--dimethylbenzimidazole phosphoribosyltransferase is translated as MTTSTFSLPSVDPLDDAALRATLARIIDHKTKPPGSLGRLEALALQLGMIQRTSAPSVARPAMIVFAGDHGIAAEGVSPYPQAVTAQMVANFVAGGAAINAFSRVAGLALEIVDAGVASPLPASPQLVDAAIARGTRNFAQERAMSRDEALAALAAGAARVRHHAALGTNVIGFGEMGIANTSAAACMMSRLLDVPIDACVGRGTGLDDAGLAHKRAVLGRALERHAHAREPLDVLAAFGGFEIAMIAGAFIEAAHARMAILVDGFIATSALLVADALAPAVREYCVFSHVSNEAGHRRMLEHLGGEPLLALDLRLGEGTGAALALPLVRAAAAFVNEMASFESAGVANRDA
- a CDS encoding adenosylcobinamide-GDP ribazoletransferase codes for the protein MNPLAELRYFVVALGYFTRVPVPRAISGQAVDLAHAARYFPLVGVCVGALAAAVHLAASRVWPPGVAALASIAATLVATGALHEDGLADSCDAFGGGYTREDVLRIMRDSRIGTFGAAALVVALALKWQALAAMPPARAAWTMIAAHAASRTLAASLLLTLDYARAEGKAQPVAHRMRAGAFAFAAALGLPWLFWPDWRAGALALAAMLVLRAGIARYLDARIGGYTGDCLGFAQQVFELSIYLAMLGWMSS